A window from Thermosinus carboxydivorans Nor1 encodes these proteins:
- a CDS encoding vWA domain-containing protein encodes MAEGNWQEDARFLAKIAWPAERLAALIRADKGARIGQSTVVSQKLHTFNPAMPEEIQVLQDLDAGQMFYRRRDRGKVYHLDIFHQCGLVDHRQVAAAIKEAVNAYNFHFALHNAVFFNKTGNVVKADWIDVQTGTGGGRVTGSLKFGKKLSLRRAHENHVHLAVMLPNEHIACLFYLVAAVEHVILGCQLELRQNERIVHKQGGGHGGECDLSPYADQTDSFLRDKDTTQLSQPVKERQYVQDTVELAEDFDSVREMREILQELAENPTRTQMLRKLERNGKSEQVLDRLTGLGIVAADGKRISLTPYGREFKDYLDRHLPDLEAHLRRAIRLLKPRSPDQGRSKARMQAMHGQEQRHAKRWTVGGSLGQLAVAETVIAAAQRCAAGPGGPFTIGSQDIHHFIRKKKSKTDICLIIDASASMSGQRVGAAKLLAKHLLLSTSDRVAVIVFQENQARVQVPLTRDFAQAESSLAHIESFGSTPLALGLKVGIEYLKESRAKNPLVILITDGVPTVGDITGDPLADALTAAASIKSHGYGFTCIGLKPHRDYLTQVAQAAGGNIYVLDELEKQVLVQTAWSECRPRWY; translated from the coding sequence GCTGATTAGAGCTGATAAAGGGGCTCGGATCGGTCAAAGCACGGTTGTTAGCCAGAAGCTGCATACTTTCAATCCGGCGATGCCGGAAGAAATACAGGTATTGCAGGATTTGGACGCCGGCCAAATGTTTTACCGGCGGCGTGATAGGGGGAAGGTCTACCATTTGGATATTTTTCACCAGTGCGGGTTGGTTGACCACCGGCAGGTGGCAGCGGCAATCAAGGAGGCAGTAAATGCTTATAACTTTCACTTTGCCCTTCATAATGCCGTATTTTTTAACAAAACGGGTAATGTAGTCAAGGCGGATTGGATTGATGTCCAGACCGGAACCGGCGGCGGCAGAGTCACCGGCAGCCTAAAATTCGGCAAAAAACTATCGCTCCGGCGCGCACACGAAAATCATGTGCATCTTGCCGTCATGCTCCCGAACGAACACATCGCCTGTCTATTCTACTTGGTAGCGGCAGTAGAACACGTTATCCTGGGCTGCCAACTCGAACTAAGGCAAAATGAGCGAATTGTTCACAAGCAGGGAGGTGGACATGGCGGCGAATGTGACTTATCCCCTTATGCCGACCAAACAGATTCTTTTCTCCGGGATAAAGATACGACGCAGCTTTCCCAGCCGGTTAAAGAACGGCAGTATGTGCAAGATACCGTCGAGCTGGCTGAAGATTTTGATTCGGTTCGCGAAATGCGGGAAATACTGCAAGAGTTGGCAGAAAACCCGACCCGGACGCAGATGCTCCGTAAGCTTGAGCGCAACGGCAAGAGCGAACAGGTGCTTGATCGTCTAACCGGCTTAGGCATTGTCGCGGCTGATGGCAAACGGATATCGCTTACCCCCTACGGGCGAGAGTTTAAAGACTATCTAGACCGCCATTTACCGGACCTGGAGGCGCACTTACGGCGCGCCATCCGTTTACTCAAGCCCCGTTCTCCCGACCAGGGGCGGTCTAAGGCGCGGATGCAAGCCATGCATGGACAGGAGCAGCGGCATGCAAAGCGGTGGACAGTCGGCGGCTCACTAGGTCAATTGGCGGTTGCCGAAACGGTAATCGCGGCTGCACAGCGATGCGCAGCCGGACCGGGCGGCCCGTTCACTATTGGCAGCCAGGACATTCATCATTTTATCCGGAAGAAAAAAAGCAAAACCGATATTTGTCTGATTATCGACGCCAGCGCGAGCATGAGCGGCCAGCGGGTTGGGGCTGCTAAGCTCCTTGCCAAGCATCTCCTTTTGTCTACGTCTGACCGTGTCGCCGTCATCGTCTTTCAGGAAAATCAGGCCCGGGTTCAGGTACCGCTGACCCGCGATTTCGCCCAGGCGGAGAGTAGTCTTGCCCATATCGAGTCTTTTGGCTCAACGCCGCTCGCATTGGGGCTCAAAGTTGGCATTGAGTATTTAAAAGAGTCCCGGGCTAAAAATCCGCTTGTTATTCTTATTACCGATGGGGTGCCAACCGTCGGAGATATTACCGGTGACCCGCTGGCCGACGCTCTCACCGCGGCGGCCAGTATCAAGAGCCATGGCTACGGTTTTACCTGTATCGGTCTAAAGCCGCACCGGGATTATCTTACCCAGGTGGCGCAGGCCGCCGGCGGTAATATTTACGTCCTCGATGAACTGGAAAAACAGGTACTGGTACAAACAGCGTGGAGCGAATGCCGGCCGCGCTGGTACTAA
- a CDS encoding AI-2E family transporter, protein MFPARWVKFGVLVAGLYLLSKATAIYLPIILATILAFVLNPVVNWLCSLSLGPKKQACSRPVAILLGFFLAALLLSLMATYILLPFAQESDKLADSLPALLIKIRTLTSTIEYRANMAEVPDNVRVLIDEGLARAAAFSVELAQRAINAFIGFASQVVELIVVPVLTYYFLKDWRDLKRMAVDLFPAGMRGKATVVIEEMGTVVSKYVRGQVLLSIIMGFIVFSGMYLLGLDYPLVLGLLAGLTEFIPIIGPIIGAIPAVLLAYATEPALALKVIIFYFLAQQLENHIILPKIMGHTIDLHPVFVMVSLLIGGQLYGIMGMMLAVPVAAILRVLLKHLWYYGEG, encoded by the coding sequence GTGTTCCCAGCGCGATGGGTGAAGTTTGGCGTACTTGTTGCCGGTCTTTATTTACTGAGTAAGGCAACGGCCATTTATTTGCCCATAATCTTGGCAACCATCTTGGCGTTTGTCTTAAATCCAGTAGTAAATTGGCTGTGTTCATTGTCCTTGGGGCCGAAAAAACAAGCCTGCTCTCGTCCGGTCGCCATATTGCTCGGGTTTTTCCTTGCGGCCCTGTTGCTGAGCCTTATGGCTACTTATATCCTGTTGCCGTTTGCGCAGGAATCTGATAAACTGGCGGACAGTTTGCCGGCGCTGCTTATCAAAATTCGGACATTGACCAGTACTATTGAATATCGTGCCAACATGGCCGAAGTTCCCGACAATGTGCGGGTGCTAATTGATGAAGGCCTGGCGCGGGCGGCTGCGTTTTCCGTTGAACTGGCCCAGCGGGCGATAAATGCTTTCATAGGCTTTGCCAGTCAAGTAGTCGAACTGATTGTCGTTCCCGTTTTGACCTATTATTTTTTGAAAGACTGGCGGGACTTAAAGCGCATGGCCGTAGATCTTTTTCCTGCCGGAATGCGGGGCAAGGCGACGGTCGTTATTGAGGAAATGGGCACCGTTGTAAGTAAATACGTCCGCGGGCAGGTACTGCTTAGTATCATTATGGGGTTTATCGTTTTTAGTGGCATGTACTTGCTCGGTCTCGACTATCCCCTTGTTTTGGGATTATTAGCCGGATTGACCGAGTTCATTCCCATCATTGGCCCTATCATCGGCGCCATTCCAGCGGTACTGCTCGCCTATGCCACTGAGCCGGCGTTGGCTTTGAAGGTTATAATTTTTTATTTTTTGGCCCAGCAACTGGAAAATCATATCATTTTGCCCAAGATCATGGGACATACCATTGATCTTCATCCGGTGTTTGTCATGGTCAGTCTGTTGATTGGTGGCCAACTGTACGGCATTATGGGGATGATGCTGGCCGTACCGGTAGCGGCAATTCTACGGGTGCTTCTAAAGCATCTTTGGTATTACGGCGAAGGATAG
- a CDS encoding LapA family protein, with amino-acid sequence MRFLFLSFVFALLVAIFAVQNSLPVTVTFLMWSFQTSLVIIILGAATFGALVIVSLATLAQFRLQRTISLLTQRLSDLETENNELKAKLNSGTEQIDPNKPAAENQATNHESL; translated from the coding sequence ATGCGTTTTTTATTTCTATCGTTTGTTTTTGCCCTCTTGGTAGCGATATTTGCCGTGCAAAACTCTTTGCCGGTAACAGTAACGTTTCTCATGTGGAGTTTTCAAACGTCACTGGTTATTATTATCCTGGGGGCGGCTACGTTTGGCGCCTTAGTAATAGTGTCGCTGGCTACACTGGCCCAATTCCGTCTGCAGCGCACTATTAGCCTGCTCACCCAGCGTTTAAGCGACCTGGAAACTGAGAATAATGAACTCAAAGCCAAGTTAAATAGCGGTACCGAGCAAATTGACCCCAACAAACCTGCAGCTGAAAACCAAGCCACAAATCATGAAAGTTTATAA
- a CDS encoding adenine phosphoribosyltransferase produces MNFKDNIRIIPDFPEPGIRFKDITTLLKDGAVFHQAIDALCAAYAEEQIDLVVGPEARGFAVGAPVAYRLGAGFVPVRKPGKLPAETLRYEYTLEYGKDALEIHRDAIIPGQRVLIVDDLLATGGTTEATIRMVEQLGGKVVGLAFLIELSYLNGRNRLKDYRIVSLAVY; encoded by the coding sequence ATGAATTTTAAGGATAACATCAGGATAATTCCCGATTTTCCCGAGCCAGGTATTCGTTTTAAGGATATTACCACTTTGCTCAAGGACGGGGCGGTTTTTCACCAGGCTATTGACGCACTTTGTGCTGCATATGCCGAAGAGCAGATTGATTTGGTCGTCGGGCCAGAAGCGCGCGGGTTTGCCGTCGGCGCGCCTGTGGCCTATCGGTTGGGAGCAGGCTTTGTACCGGTTCGCAAGCCAGGCAAATTGCCGGCGGAAACGCTGCGCTACGAGTACACTCTGGAATATGGAAAAGATGCGCTCGAAATTCACCGCGATGCGATTATACCAGGCCAGCGTGTGCTGATTGTCGATGATTTGCTGGCTACGGGCGGCACTACCGAGGCGACGATCCGGATGGTAGAACAATTGGGCGGCAAAGTTGTCGGCCTTGCTTTTCTTATAGAGTTATCTTATCTTAACGGCCGCAACCGGCTGAAGGATTATCGTATCGTTTCCCTGGCCGTTTACTAG
- a CDS encoding Fur family transcriptional regulator, with the protein MMIDMAELRQRFSERQYKLTPQRQIILQAFIDHQDKHLSAEDVYTIVRKQSPEIGLATVYRTLELLSDLEILQKLDFGDGRSRYEINETNTPHHHHHLICLSCGKVKEFEDDLLETLEAVIARKSRFKIVDHQVKFYGYCRECQEESDDP; encoded by the coding sequence ATAATGATAGATATGGCTGAATTAAGGCAAAGATTTTCCGAGCGCCAATATAAGCTGACACCGCAGCGCCAGATCATCCTCCAAGCGTTCATTGATCACCAGGATAAACATCTAAGCGCCGAAGACGTGTATACCATTGTGCGCAAGCAGTCGCCGGAAATTGGCTTGGCGACGGTCTATCGCACGCTCGAACTCTTAAGCGACCTTGAAATCCTGCAAAAACTTGATTTTGGCGACGGGCGCAGTCGCTACGAAATTAATGAGACTAACACGCCGCATCACCACCATCACCTAATCTGTTTGAGTTGTGGCAAGGTTAAGGAATTTGAGGATGATCTGTTAGAAACACTGGAGGCAGTTATCGCCCGTAAGAGTAGATTTAAAATCGTCGATCATCAAGTAAAGTTTTATGGTTACTGCCGGGAGTGTCAGGAAGAAAGTGACGATCCATGA
- the dtd gene encoding D-aminoacyl-tRNA deacylase, with protein sequence MRAVVQRTDAASVIVDNQEIANIGRGLTVLLGVGEDDDEQDVRYLADKIVNLRIFPDNAGKMNLSLRDINGELLVVSQFTLYGDCRKGRRPSFDAAAAPENARRLYEMFIVCCRQQGLRVACGQFQAEMIVRLANHGPVTLLLDSKRVF encoded by the coding sequence ATGCGAGCTGTTGTACAACGCACTGACGCGGCTAGTGTTATCGTTGACAATCAGGAAATAGCGAATATTGGCCGCGGACTTACCGTTCTCCTCGGTGTTGGGGAGGACGATGATGAGCAAGACGTCCGCTATCTAGCGGATAAAATTGTTAATTTGCGCATTTTTCCAGACAATGCGGGGAAAATGAATTTATCACTTCGCGATATTAACGGCGAGTTATTGGTAGTATCGCAATTTACGCTGTACGGTGACTGTCGTAAAGGCCGACGGCCCAGTTTTGACGCCGCGGCGGCGCCGGAAAACGCTCGCCGGTTGTATGAAATGTTTATTGTCTGCTGCCGGCAGCAGGGATTACGGGTAGCCTGCGGCCAATTCCAGGCGGAGATGATAGTACGTTTGGCTAATCATGGTCCGGTAACCTTGCTGCTTGACAGCAAGCGAGTTTTTTAA
- a CDS encoding RelA/SpoT family protein, translating into MVSEAKANIEEIIKQIQSYQPDAPIELVQKAYAFAGEAHRGQYRVSGEEYITHPLGVAKILADLQIDALTISAGLLHDVVEDTPVTLEEIEKQFGKEIAMLVDGVTKLSRMEYKSKEEQQLESYRKMFLAMAKDIRVVLIKLADRLHNMRTLKYMPPAKQKEIARETLEIFAPLANRLGIFSIKWELEDLAFRFLEPEKYYELVEKVKQKRQEREALINEAIKILSERLTAMGIKAEIQGRPKHFYSIYKKMQKDNKDLSEIYDLSAVRVIVDTIKDCYAALGIVHTLWKPIPGRFKDYIAMPKSNMYQSLHTTVIGLQGQPLEIQIRTVEMHRTSEYGIAAHWRYKEGGKGTDRDFEQKLSWLRQLLEWHQELRDPREFMEALKLDVFADEVFVFTPKGDVIDLPAGSVPIDFAYRIHTDVGHRCVGARVNGKIVPLEYKLANGDIVEIITSKHSSGPSLDWLNIVGSPETRNKIRQWFKKEKREENIAKGREMIERESKRLGYDWRELTKGDRLNEIAKKMNLANEEDLLSALGYGGVTLHSVMTKLLEAHKKEIKSTTPPALSRLLTELKPKRPRSKNSHGILVKGEAGVLVRLARCCNPIPGDPIVGYVTRGRGVSVHRADCTNILSHPEEYERVIEVAWDIEAADIYRVTVEVTAMDRPGVLSDIMMVAAETKTNVSAVNARVHKNKMATISLGLDIHDLTQLEHIMAKMRRVKDVFSVHRATPSSAGGI; encoded by the coding sequence ATGGTTTCGGAAGCCAAAGCAAATATTGAGGAAATCATAAAACAGATACAATCGTATCAACCGGACGCGCCTATTGAACTTGTGCAAAAGGCCTATGCTTTCGCCGGTGAGGCCCATCGCGGCCAGTACCGGGTTTCCGGCGAGGAATATATTACCCACCCGCTCGGTGTGGCCAAAATTCTCGCCGATCTCCAGATTGACGCGCTGACTATCAGTGCGGGTTTGCTTCATGATGTAGTGGAAGATACGCCGGTTACGCTGGAGGAGATAGAAAAACAGTTTGGCAAGGAAATTGCCATGCTGGTCGATGGCGTTACTAAACTTAGCCGGATGGAATATAAATCAAAAGAAGAGCAACAGCTGGAGAGTTACCGCAAAATGTTTTTGGCCATGGCCAAGGACATTCGCGTTGTGCTTATTAAACTTGCCGACCGGCTGCACAACATGCGGACGCTCAAATATATGCCGCCGGCAAAGCAAAAGGAAATAGCCAGGGAGACTCTGGAAATTTTTGCGCCGCTTGCTAACCGGCTGGGAATTTTCAGTATAAAATGGGAACTGGAAGATTTGGCTTTCCGCTTCCTCGAACCGGAAAAATACTACGAACTTGTTGAGAAAGTCAAACAGAAGCGCCAGGAACGGGAAGCCTTGATCAATGAAGCCATCAAGATTTTGTCAGAGCGGCTGACGGCGATGGGGATAAAGGCGGAAATTCAGGGGCGGCCCAAGCACTTTTACAGCATCTATAAAAAGATGCAAAAGGATAATAAAGACCTGAGCGAGATTTACGATTTGTCGGCGGTGCGGGTCATCGTTGATACGATTAAAGACTGTTATGCCGCGCTGGGGATTGTCCATACGCTCTGGAAACCCATACCGGGGCGGTTTAAAGATTATATTGCTATGCCTAAATCTAATATGTACCAATCGCTGCATACTACTGTCATCGGGCTTCAGGGCCAGCCGCTGGAGATTCAAATTCGAACTGTGGAGATGCATCGTACCTCCGAGTATGGCATTGCCGCACACTGGCGCTATAAGGAAGGCGGAAAAGGCACTGACCGCGATTTTGAGCAGAAGTTGTCTTGGCTGCGCCAGCTTTTGGAATGGCATCAAGAACTGCGGGATCCGCGGGAATTTATGGAAGCCCTTAAACTAGACGTTTTTGCCGACGAGGTCTTTGTTTTTACCCCGAAAGGCGATGTCATTGACTTGCCGGCCGGTTCGGTGCCAATTGATTTTGCTTACCGCATTCATACCGATGTGGGACATCGCTGTGTGGGAGCACGCGTCAACGGTAAGATTGTGCCTTTGGAATATAAATTAGCCAACGGTGATATAGTCGAAATTATCACCTCAAAGCATTCTAGCGGTCCCAGCCTGGATTGGCTGAACATTGTGGGTTCGCCCGAAACGCGCAATAAAATCAGGCAGTGGTTCAAGAAGGAAAAGCGCGAGGAAAACATTGCCAAAGGCCGGGAAATGATTGAACGAGAGAGCAAACGGCTTGGTTATGATTGGCGCGAACTTACAAAGGGTGATCGGCTCAACGAAATCGCCAAGAAAATGAATCTTGCCAATGAGGAAGACCTATTAAGTGCTTTAGGCTATGGCGGCGTCACGCTGCATAGTGTAATGACCAAATTGTTGGAAGCGCATAAAAAAGAAATTAAAAGCACGACACCGCCGGCACTATCCCGATTATTGACCGAACTTAAGCCCAAGCGGCCGCGTAGCAAAAATAGTCATGGTATTCTCGTAAAAGGCGAAGCCGGAGTCTTGGTTCGTCTGGCCCGCTGCTGCAACCCCATTCCCGGCGACCCCATTGTCGGTTATGTAACCCGCGGTCGCGGTGTTTCCGTTCACCGTGCCGACTGCACTAATATCCTAAGCCATCCCGAGGAATATGAACGGGTGATTGAGGTGGCATGGGATATTGAAGCGGCCGATATTTACCGGGTGACGGTTGAGGTAACAGCCATGGATCGTCCGGGTGTGCTGTCAGATATTATGATGGTGGCGGCGGAAACCAAGACTAATGTCAGTGCCGTCAATGCCAGGGTTCATAAAAATAAAATGGCTACCATCTCTTTAGGCCTTGACATTCATGATTTGACCCAGTTGGAGCACATCATGGCGAAAATGCGGCGGGTAAAAGACGTGTTTAGTGTTCACCGGGCGACACCAAGTTCGGCAGGAGGGATCTGA
- a CDS encoding MBL fold metallo-hydrolase, producing MKIIALEVGSLGTNCYIVYCEKTRAAAVIDPGGNAEEILAVINGENLKVECIINTHGHADHIQANAKIKQATCAPIFIHREDADMLTSIHRNLSVFIGGGIKCEPADRLLQDGDIIRIGEIALTVIHTPGHTPGGICLLGGDVLFSGDTLFAESIGRTDFPGGSYRQLIHSIKEKLMVLDDNVRVLPGHGPETTIGWERQHNPFIQ from the coding sequence ATGAAGATTATTGCACTGGAAGTTGGTAGCCTCGGCACTAACTGTTACATTGTTTATTGCGAAAAAACACGGGCCGCTGCCGTGATTGACCCCGGCGGTAATGCGGAAGAAATTCTGGCCGTGATAAACGGCGAAAACCTAAAAGTAGAGTGTATTATTAACACCCATGGCCACGCCGACCATATCCAGGCAAACGCCAAAATTAAGCAAGCTACCTGTGCGCCTATTTTCATTCATCGCGAAGATGCCGATATGCTCACCAGTATTCACCGCAACCTTTCGGTCTTCATCGGCGGTGGGATAAAATGCGAGCCCGCTGACCGTCTGCTTCAAGATGGTGATATTATTCGTATCGGAGAAATTGCGTTAACCGTAATCCATACACCGGGGCACACTCCTGGCGGTATCTGTCTGCTGGGTGGCGATGTGCTGTTTAGCGGTGATACTTTGTTTGCCGAGTCCATCGGCCGGACGGATTTTCCCGGTGGGTCTTACCGGCAGCTAATTCACAGTATTAAAGAAAAACTCATGGTTTTGGACGACAATGTGCGCGTTTTGCCCGGCCATGGCCCGGAAACGACTATCGGTTGGGAACGGCAGCATAATCCGTTTATTCAGTAA